One genomic segment of Paenibacillus sp. FSL H8-0332 includes these proteins:
- a CDS encoding alpha/beta hydrolase gives MGMDLEYGPAPQGPRLHRRVLRELGRRILETYRYDTTLWRTALSGPWILCILAFSIVIMGIPTGLGSAADIMLAAGAGTLVMALAGNLLAVLLSLTGLRCPHLFAGSLLSTYGAVLLILYFSDLELGAAAVVACIAALACGIGGLAAGLLRTRRMLTGGLLAAALFLSPFALAYGYGTGSSPVSAPSLQSLAADGQVLPVTADDPTQPGVYEFHTFTYGSGKDLQRKAYGKDVLLASASVDATGYISSWPVLRTLFWGFDPASLPLNARVWMPDGDGPYPLVLMVHGNHMMEDFSEDGYAYLGELLASRGFIAVTLDENFLNYSAWSGIPDNDFKARTWMILKHLQQIGSFAEQPGTPFYQKVDYDSVALLGHSRGGQAVAMAADASRWFSGDPALDALQQFHITSVIALAPTDKIIDSKQARLTDVSYLTLQGARDGDVHDFYGDRQYMRASYTGNTPGFKSSLYIADANHSQFNTDWGLYDQTLPTGLFLKRSRIMDGEQQRQIAKIYVSAFLETTVHGKSEYRQLFRDYRSGARWLPDTAYYNRFQSGNYITVADYDEDRKRGAVQGGTVSTAGLQWSEEAAKDRERNNKPSYGILLERSASPDQEPADAEAAYSIRLSDTLTRTLAESPAVEGLTFSLANHNSDPNEDGDSKPLPEVELSPDVEVELTDSKDTAARIPLDEVMDILPLPQTEFTLSPWLEERISDGKFSNLSEAVYQTYKLPFELFLEEEPELDPDSLKGITFYLQGTEDKIMLDDIGFYEREEPRTGVH, from the coding sequence ATGGGAATGGATTTGGAGTATGGCCCCGCGCCGCAGGGACCGCGGCTGCACAGGCGCGTACTCAGAGAACTGGGCAGACGCATTCTGGAGACGTACAGATACGATACCACCTTATGGAGGACTGCGCTCAGCGGTCCTTGGATTCTATGCATTCTGGCTTTTTCTATAGTTATTATGGGTATTCCTACCGGACTCGGAAGCGCAGCGGATATTATGCTGGCAGCCGGCGCGGGGACGCTTGTTATGGCGCTGGCCGGCAATCTGCTGGCTGTGCTGCTCTCCCTAACTGGACTCCGCTGTCCGCATCTGTTCGCGGGCTCTTTGCTCAGCACCTATGGGGCTGTACTACTCATCCTGTATTTTTCCGATCTGGAGCTTGGAGCTGCAGCCGTTGTCGCCTGTATCGCAGCCTTGGCCTGCGGGATAGGGGGACTTGCGGCCGGTCTTCTGCGGACCCGGAGAATGCTCACCGGTGGTCTGCTGGCAGCGGCACTCTTCCTCTCCCCCTTCGCACTGGCCTATGGCTATGGGACGGGAAGCAGCCCGGTATCTGCACCCTCGCTTCAGAGTCTGGCGGCGGACGGACAGGTGCTTCCCGTAACGGCGGACGATCCCACCCAGCCGGGCGTCTATGAGTTCCACACCTTCACCTATGGCAGCGGCAAGGATCTGCAGCGCAAGGCGTATGGCAAGGATGTCCTGCTAGCCTCCGCTTCCGTAGACGCTACCGGGTATATCTCTTCCTGGCCCGTGCTGCGGACCCTGTTCTGGGGGTTCGATCCCGCTTCCCTCCCGCTGAATGCCAGAGTGTGGATGCCGGATGGGGACGGGCCTTATCCGCTGGTGCTCATGGTGCATGGAAATCATATGATGGAGGACTTCTCCGAGGACGGCTATGCCTATCTTGGTGAATTACTGGCCAGCCGGGGCTTCATCGCGGTCACCCTGGATGAGAATTTCCTGAATTATTCGGCCTGGTCGGGTATTCCGGACAACGACTTCAAGGCGCGGACCTGGATGATTCTGAAGCATCTGCAGCAGATCGGCAGCTTCGCGGAGCAGCCTGGCACCCCCTTTTACCAGAAGGTTGATTATGACTCTGTTGCGCTGCTGGGCCACAGCCGCGGCGGGCAGGCCGTAGCGATGGCTGCGGATGCGTCACGCTGGTTCAGCGGTGATCCGGCTCTGGACGCCCTTCAGCAGTTCCATATTACTTCAGTCATTGCCCTGGCCCCTACGGATAAAATAATCGACAGCAAGCAGGCCCGTCTAACCGATGTGAGCTACCTGACCCTGCAGGGCGCCCGTGACGGCGATGTGCATGATTTCTACGGGGACCGGCAATATATGCGTGCTTCCTACACCGGCAATACCCCTGGCTTCAAAAGCTCGCTCTATATTGCCGACGCTAATCATAGCCAGTTCAATACGGACTGGGGGCTATACGACCAGACGCTGCCAACCGGCCTCTTCCTGAAGCGCTCACGGATCATGGACGGGGAGCAGCAGCGGCAGATCGCCAAGATCTATGTCTCTGCCTTCCTGGAGACCACGGTGCACGGAAAGTCCGAATACCGGCAATTGTTCCGCGATTACCGTAGCGGCGCCCGGTGGCTGCCGGATACCGCCTACTATAACCGCTTCCAGAGCGGGAACTATATTACGGTGGCTGACTATGATGAAGACCGCAAGAGAGGTGCCGTCCAAGGCGGGACCGTCTCAACTGCCGGGCTTCAATGGAGCGAAGAGGCCGCGAAGGACCGCGAGCGGAACAATAAGCCCTCTTATGGTATTCTGCTGGAGCGCAGCGCAAGCCCGGATCAGGAGCCTGCGGATGCCGAGGCCGCTTACAGCATTAGGCTCAGCGACACGCTGACCCGGACGCTTGCGGAATCCCCTGCCGTAGAGGGGCTGACCTTCTCCCTGGCGAACCATAATTCCGATCCTAACGAGGACGGAGATTCCAAGCCGCTGCCGGAGGTTGAGCTCTCCCCGGATGTGGAGGTGGAGCTAACCGACAGCAAGGATACCGCCGCAAGAATCCCTCTGGACGAGGTGATGGACATTCTGCCGCTGCCGCAGACGGAATTTACGCTTAGTCCATGGCTGGAGGAGCGGATCAGTGACGGCAAATTCAGCAACCTCTCGGAGGCCGTCTACCAGACGTACAAGCTGCCCTTCGAGCTGTTCCTTGAGGAAGAGCCTGAGCTTGATCCGGACAGTCTGAAGGGTATCACCTTTTATCTGCAAGGGACAGAAGACAAGATTATGCTGGACGACATCGGCTTCTATGAGCGGGAGGAACCGCGGACAGGAGTGCATTAA
- a CDS encoding sulfate ABC transporter substrate-binding protein: MTKGIKKGLLAGFALILTAGLTACGNSNTGNSAGAGTAAPAATEAAANTPAAPESTQTQSKDPVELLNVSYDPTRELYANYNKAFAAYWEQETGQKVTVKQSHGGSGKQSRAVLDGLEADVVTLALGYDIDALQEAGLIGADWQSKYEHNSSPYTSTIVFLVRKGNPKGIKDWPDLLKEGVEVITPNPKTSGGARWNYLAAWGYALDHNNNDEAKAQEFVQKLFKNVPVLDTGARGSTTTFVERGIGDVLIAWENEAYLSIKELGPDKFEIVNPSESILAEPPVAVVDKVVDKRGTREVADAYLKYLYTEEGQKIAAENYYRPTLDSVKAGFKDQFPEIKLFTLADKFGTWKETQAKHFNDGGIFDKIYVPGS, from the coding sequence ATGACAAAAGGGATCAAGAAGGGGCTTCTCGCCGGGTTTGCATTGATATTGACGGCAGGGCTTACGGCTTGCGGGAACAGTAATACAGGGAACAGTGCGGGTGCAGGAACAGCGGCCCCGGCAGCAACAGAAGCGGCTGCGAATACGCCAGCTGCACCGGAATCCACCCAGACACAGTCCAAAGATCCTGTAGAGCTGCTGAATGTATCCTATGATCCAACGCGTGAGCTGTATGCGAACTACAACAAGGCCTTCGCCGCCTACTGGGAGCAGGAGACCGGACAGAAGGTAACAGTTAAGCAATCACATGGCGGATCGGGCAAGCAGAGCCGGGCCGTGCTGGACGGCCTGGAGGCAGATGTCGTTACACTGGCGCTCGGGTATGACATTGATGCGCTTCAGGAAGCTGGGCTGATCGGCGCGGACTGGCAGAGTAAATATGAGCATAACAGCTCCCCGTATACCTCCACCATCGTGTTCCTCGTCCGCAAAGGCAACCCGAAAGGCATCAAGGACTGGCCGGATCTGCTGAAGGAGGGCGTAGAGGTCATCACCCCTAACCCCAAGACCTCCGGAGGTGCCCGCTGGAACTATCTAGCTGCCTGGGGCTATGCGCTGGACCACAACAATAATGATGAAGCCAAGGCTCAGGAATTCGTGCAAAAGCTGTTCAAAAATGTACCGGTCCTTGACACTGGCGCTCGCGGGTCCACCACTACCTTCGTGGAACGCGGCATCGGAGATGTGCTGATCGCTTGGGAGAATGAGGCGTATCTGTCCATCAAGGAGCTGGGTCCGGACAAATTCGAGATTGTGAATCCGTCAGAGAGTATTCTGGCTGAGCCGCCGGTTGCGGTGGTGGATAAGGTGGTCGATAAAAGGGGAACCCGTGAGGTAGCAGATGCCTACCTGAAATATCTCTACACCGAGGAAGGCCAGAAGATTGCTGCCGAGAACTATTACCGTCCGACACTGGATAGCGTGAAAGCCGGGTTCAAGGATCAATTCCCGGAGATCAAGCTGTTCACCCTGGCGGATAAATTCGGAACCTGGAAGGAGACCCAGGCGAAGCACTTCAATGACGGCGGGATTTTCGACAAAATCTACGTGCCGGGCAGCTGA
- the cysT gene encoding sulfate ABC transporter permease subunit CysT has product MNVTTKAAARTVSRRKLLPGFGITMGFSVLYLSLVVLLPLSALLFNSTGLSWAKFWDVATDARVLASYRVSLSTAGAAALINVVLGLLLAWVLVRYEFPGKRIFDALIDLPFALPTAVAGVSLTALYSQNGWIGSLLTPLGFKVAFTPLGITLALMFIGIPFVVRTVQPVLEDLDRDMEEAAATLGAGRRRTFLRIVLPELLPPLLTGFALAFARGIGEYGSVVFISGNMPMRTEIAPLLIMSKLEQFDYAGATAVALILLLLSFLMLLVINSLQHWARRSSR; this is encoded by the coding sequence ATGAATGTCACGACCAAAGCTGCTGCAAGGACGGTGTCACGGCGCAAGCTGCTGCCGGGGTTCGGGATTACGATGGGGTTCAGCGTACTCTATCTGAGTCTTGTTGTCCTGCTGCCGCTGTCCGCGCTGCTCTTCAATTCAACGGGGCTGAGCTGGGCCAAGTTCTGGGATGTGGCTACGGATGCGCGCGTCCTGGCCTCCTACCGTGTCAGTCTGAGTACGGCGGGCGCTGCGGCCCTGATCAATGTTGTTCTGGGACTGCTGCTGGCCTGGGTGCTGGTGCGGTATGAATTCCCCGGTAAAAGAATCTTCGACGCCCTGATCGACCTGCCGTTCGCGCTCCCTACAGCCGTGGCGGGCGTATCGCTGACCGCCCTCTATTCCCAGAACGGCTGGATCGGCTCCCTGCTGACGCCGCTGGGCTTCAAGGTAGCCTTCACGCCGCTGGGCATCACGCTGGCGCTGATGTTCATCGGCATTCCTTTTGTCGTCCGCACGGTGCAGCCGGTGCTGGAGGATCTGGACAGGGATATGGAGGAAGCCGCTGCTACGCTGGGGGCAGGCCGCAGGCGTACCTTCCTGCGGATTGTCCTGCCGGAGCTGTTGCCTCCGCTGCTTACGGGCTTCGCCCTGGCGTTCGCCCGGGGCATTGGCGAGTACGGCTCTGTCGTGTTCATCTCCGGCAATATGCCAATGCGCACAGAGATCGCCCCGCTGCTGATCATGTCCAAGCTGGAGCAGTTCGATTACGCCGGAGCGACCGCCGTGGCCCTGATTCTGCTGTTGCTTTCCTTCCTGATGCTGCTGGTTATCAACAGCCTTCAGCATTGGGCGCGGAGGAGCTCGCGATAA
- the cysW gene encoding sulfate ABC transporter permease subunit CysW, protein MAGTVPLRVPGPRTGASSPSTTESQAVKWVLISLAGLVLLWLIALPLIIVLVESLKRGLDVYWAALTDPDAASALKLTLLVAAITVPLNTVFGVMAAWAVTKFRFRGKGFLITLIDLPFAVSPVIGGLIFILVFGSHGWFGPWLSDHDIKIVFALPGIVLATLFITFPFVARELIPLMEEQGTQEEEAAITLGAHGWQIFWRVTLPNIKWGLLYGIILCNARAMGEFGAVSVVSGHIRGETNTLPLHVEILYNEYQFSASFAVASLLLLLALVTMIVKGLLVRKNAH, encoded by the coding sequence ATGGCCGGTACGGTTCCCCTGCGTGTCCCTGGGCCGAGAACAGGCGCGTCATCGCCCTCTACGACAGAGTCACAAGCGGTGAAATGGGTGCTCATCTCCTTGGCCGGCCTGGTCCTGCTCTGGCTGATTGCGCTGCCGCTGATCATTGTGCTGGTGGAGTCGCTGAAGCGGGGGCTGGATGTCTACTGGGCCGCATTGACCGACCCGGATGCCGCCTCGGCGCTGAAGCTGACGCTGCTGGTCGCCGCGATTACGGTTCCGCTGAATACGGTCTTTGGCGTCATGGCGGCGTGGGCGGTGACCAAGTTCCGTTTTCGCGGCAAAGGCTTTCTGATCACGCTGATCGATCTGCCTTTTGCCGTATCACCGGTGATTGGCGGGCTGATCTTCATTCTGGTGTTCGGCTCGCACGGCTGGTTCGGCCCCTGGTTAAGCGACCATGATATCAAAATCGTCTTCGCCCTGCCGGGCATCGTGCTGGCTACGCTGTTTATCACGTTCCCGTTCGTGGCCCGCGAGCTGATCCCGCTGATGGAGGAGCAGGGCACGCAGGAGGAGGAGGCTGCCATTACACTCGGGGCGCACGGCTGGCAGATCTTCTGGCGCGTGACGCTGCCGAATATCAAGTGGGGCCTGCTGTATGGCATTATTCTCTGTAATGCACGGGCCATGGGCGAGTTCGGCGCCGTCTCGGTGGTGTCCGGGCATATTCGCGGCGAGACGAATACTTTGCCGCTGCATGTCGAAATTTTGTACAACGAATATCAGTTTTCGGCATCCTTCGCGGTGGCTTCTTTGCTGCTTCTGCTGGCCCTCGTGACGATGATTGTGAAAGGCTTGCTTGTACGCAAAAATGCGCATTGA
- a CDS encoding DUF2292 domain-containing protein, with translation MAKPLKVDEVWLARITELLDDMEFGSLHIVVHEGQIVQMERTERKRFENSTANTRGSGETGSRRTDTRIGG, from the coding sequence ATGGCTAAACCACTGAAGGTGGATGAGGTATGGCTTGCACGGATCACGGAACTGCTCGACGATATGGAATTCGGCTCTTTGCACATCGTGGTGCATGAAGGCCAAATCGTACAGATGGAGCGCACGGAGCGCAAACGTTTCGAGAACAGCACAGCAAATACACGTGGTAGTGGAGAGACCGGAAGCCGGCGGACCGATACCCGTATTGGGGGATGA
- a CDS encoding GNAT family N-acetyltransferase: protein MTNSAQPEIRQELPSVEDYLALRQEAGLSPMSIEGASAGLPNSAFAVSVYVGELLVGMGRVIGDGGCFFQVKDIAVKPSFQGRGLGKTIMGEIRTFLDSVPEKAYISLIADGEAAKLYAKYGFAPVMPASQGMFLRR from the coding sequence ATGACAAATTCAGCACAGCCGGAGATCCGGCAGGAGCTGCCCTCAGTTGAGGATTATCTGGCGCTGCGGCAGGAAGCCGGGCTTAGTCCGATGAGCATAGAGGGAGCGTCCGCCGGACTGCCTAACTCCGCTTTTGCGGTGTCGGTGTATGTGGGGGAGCTGCTGGTGGGAATGGGCAGGGTAATTGGGGACGGGGGATGTTTTTTTCAAGTGAAGGATATAGCAGTGAAGCCTTCCTTCCAGGGACGGGGTCTCGGAAAAACCATCATGGGGGAAATCCGCACATTCCTGGACAGTGTGCCGGAGAAGGCATATATCAGTCTCATTGCTGACGGGGAAGCGGCCAAGCTGTATGCCAAATACGGGTTCGCGCCGGTAATGCCTGCTTCACAGGGAATGTTCCTGCGGCGATAA
- a CDS encoding NAD(P)H-binding protein, whose protein sequence is MDIVVFGASGRVGSAIVQEALKRKHEVTAAVRRPEAFGLQHERLQVVAADLLDPASVTAAVRGHEEVISAFGPAAGHENDLLRVADSLLEGMRAAGLERLIIVGGAGSLKTESGEWLMDTAGFPEDYRALASAHANAYEIYRGSELDYTYLSPPAALVDGRRTGQFRIGLDRLIVDEDGRSGISIQDFAVAVIDELEEGNFSRARFTVGY, encoded by the coding sequence ATGGATATTGTAGTGTTTGGAGCATCGGGCAGGGTTGGAAGTGCCATCGTACAGGAAGCGTTAAAAAGAAAACATGAGGTCACGGCTGCGGTACGCAGACCAGAAGCCTTCGGCCTCCAGCATGAGCGGCTGCAGGTGGTGGCTGCTGATCTGCTGGACCCGGCCTCGGTAACGGCAGCCGTGCGCGGGCATGAAGAGGTAATCAGTGCGTTCGGTCCGGCGGCGGGGCATGAGAATGATCTGCTGCGGGTGGCGGATTCACTGCTGGAGGGAATGCGGGCAGCTGGGCTTGAGCGTCTGATCATTGTCGGCGGAGCAGGCAGCCTCAAAACAGAATCGGGAGAATGGCTGATGGACACCGCCGGATTCCCCGAGGACTACCGCGCGCTGGCTTCGGCTCATGCTAATGCCTATGAGATCTATAGAGGATCAGAGCTGGATTATACGTATCTTAGTCCGCCTGCTGCTCTGGTAGACGGGCGCCGCACCGGCCAGTTCCGTATCGGCCTCGACCGGCTTATTGTAGATGAAGACGGCCGGAGCGGCATCAGCATCCAGGACTTCGCTGTGGCGGTCATCGATGAGCTGGAGGAAGGCAATTTCAGCAGGGCCAGGTTTACTGTAGGATATTGA
- a CDS encoding NAD(P)H-hydrate dehydratase gives MDVVTAEEMRAFDRNTIERLGIPAIALMENAGRAIAEEVIALCRRRASSAGGGAWGAGAVDGGVRRNEAGVPGSDVGRDGAGVVGGNARRVGAGTAGGGVRSSETVSTGGVADASSGRGAPGFGTDAAGFTVSGDAALMLAGAGGEHWLVLAGKGNNGGDGLAAARHLREAGIAVTLVYAAAPESLAGEAALQRDAAAAMGIPAVVYGKDALDLAACSGIVDALLGTGSAGAPRGAYAELIAAANASGRAIVSADIPSGLDADTGETHEPCIHASVTVCLAFLKRGLLQYPGAEAAGRVVVRSIGIPAALAREGGVKVSLLTPEVLTARLKVDLARRRSPEGHKGTYGHVLLAAGSLRMSGAGLLSARAALRAGCGLVTWALPEKLLPYVIGSVPELMLAPVAGGDGEWKAGTAAEVLRLSASRDCIAIGPGLGRFEGDTEWLRRLWEETDGPMVIDADALNILADADYRSWSRRHPVILTPHPGEMARLAGISTAEVQRDRIGLALSYAVEHGVILVLKGAHTVIATPEGQAYINITGHPGMGTGGAGDVLTGIISGLLAQGLDADQAAAFGVYLHGLAGERAARKRDHPAALIAGDIIEAL, from the coding sequence ATGGATGTAGTGACAGCGGAGGAGATGCGGGCATTCGACCGCAACACGATTGAGCGGCTGGGCATCCCGGCCATCGCCCTGATGGAAAATGCCGGACGGGCTATTGCCGAGGAGGTCATCGCCTTGTGCCGCCGCCGGGCAAGCTCGGCTGGTGGCGGGGCGTGGGGGGCTGGAGCGGTTGATGGTGGAGTGCGGAGGAATGAAGCGGGAGTGCCAGGTAGTGATGTGGGGCGGGACGGAGCGGGTGTAGTTGGTGGAAATGCACGGCGTGTTGGAGCAGGCACGGCTGGAGGTGGAGTGCGGAGTAGCGAAACGGTATCAACTGGTGGCGTAGCGGATGCGTCCAGCGGGCGCGGGGCACCAGGCTTCGGCACTGACGCTGCGGGCTTCACCGTCAGCGGAGATGCGGCGCTGATGCTTGCCGGTGCCGGCGGAGAGCATTGGCTCGTCCTCGCCGGCAAGGGCAACAACGGCGGCGATGGCCTCGCCGCCGCCAGGCATCTGCGTGAGGCCGGCATCGCCGTCACGCTGGTGTACGCGGCCGCGCCGGAGTCGCTGGCCGGCGAAGCCGCGCTGCAGCGTGATGCCGCTGCAGCCATGGGCATTCCTGCCGTAGTCTACGGCAAGGATGCCCTGGACCTTGCCGCATGCAGCGGCATCGTAGATGCGCTGCTCGGCACAGGCAGCGCGGGAGCCCCGCGCGGTGCCTATGCGGAGCTGATTGCCGCTGCGAACGCCAGCGGCAGAGCCATTGTGTCCGCGGACATCCCCAGCGGGCTGGATGCGGACACGGGGGAGACGCATGAGCCATGCATTCATGCGTCAGTGACCGTCTGCCTCGCGTTCCTGAAGCGAGGGCTGCTGCAATATCCCGGCGCAGAGGCCGCCGGGCGGGTCGTGGTCCGCTCCATCGGTATACCCGCTGCCCTTGCCCGGGAGGGCGGCGTCAAGGTCAGCCTGCTGACGCCGGAAGTACTGACGGCGCGCCTTAAGGTTGACCTGGCGCGCCGCCGTTCGCCCGAGGGCCACAAGGGCACCTACGGGCATGTCCTGCTTGCAGCAGGAAGCCTGCGCATGAGCGGCGCAGGCCTGTTGTCTGCCCGCGCTGCACTGCGTGCAGGCTGCGGGCTGGTAACTTGGGCGCTGCCGGAGAAGCTGCTGCCCTATGTGATCGGTTCCGTACCGGAGCTGATGCTGGCCCCGGTCGCCGGAGGCGACGGGGAGTGGAAAGCGGGTACGGCCGCTGAAGTGCTGCGGCTGAGTGCCAGCCGCGATTGTATAGCCATCGGCCCCGGCCTGGGCCGGTTCGAAGGAGATACGGAGTGGCTCCGCAGACTGTGGGAGGAGACGGACGGTCCTATGGTTATCGATGCGGATGCGTTGAATATACTGGCAGATGCCGATTACCGGAGCTGGAGCCGCCGCCATCCGGTTATTCTGACCCCGCATCCGGGGGAGATGGCCCGTCTGGCGGGAATATCTACAGCGGAGGTGCAGCGGGACCGGATCGGATTGGCATTGTCCTACGCAGTTGAGCATGGAGTGATCCTTGTGCTCAAAGGCGCCCATACCGTAATAGCAACGCCTGAAGGGCAGGCCTATATCAATATCACCGGGCATCCCGGCATGGGTACCGGCGGTGCGGGGGATGTGCTGACTGGCATCATCTCCGGTCTGCTGGCCCAGGGTCTGGATGCGGATCAGGCCGCAGCGTTCGGAGTTTACCTGCACGGGCTGGCCGGAGAACGCGCCGCCCGGAAGCGGGACCATCCTGCCGCCCTGATCGCTGGGGATATTATCGAGGCGCTGTAA
- a CDS encoding SDR family oxidoreductase: MNPVYPYYGEKTVCHVQPVAFPPQHQDHQPGLESVMQPPPISEQPQGRSGRLQGKTALITGGDSGIGRAAAFAFAREGADIAIAYLDEAADAAATQRRIEELGRRCLRIETDLRHKECCFAAVEHTVRTFGKLDILVNNHGVQYPQKSILDISEEQLYQTYRTNIFPFFFLTQAALPHLHPGSCIINTASITAYRGHKELIDYSSTKGAIVSFTRSLALSLAGSGIRVNSVAPGPVWTPLIPASFSAEEVSAFGTETPFKRAAQPYELAGAYVYLASDDASYVTGTCIHVNGGDMVTS, translated from the coding sequence ATGAACCCCGTGTATCCTTATTATGGTGAAAAGACGGTCTGTCATGTGCAGCCTGTCGCTTTCCCCCCTCAGCACCAGGACCACCAGCCCGGGCTGGAGAGCGTGATGCAGCCGCCTCCAATCAGCGAGCAGCCGCAAGGCAGAAGCGGGCGGCTTCAGGGAAAGACCGCGCTGATTACCGGCGGAGACAGCGGTATTGGAAGAGCGGCGGCATTCGCTTTTGCCAGAGAGGGAGCAGATATTGCTATCGCCTATCTGGATGAAGCTGCCGATGCCGCAGCGACCCAGCGCCGGATTGAAGAGCTGGGTCGCCGATGCCTGCGGATCGAGACGGACCTGCGCCATAAGGAATGCTGCTTCGCAGCGGTAGAGCATACCGTGCGGACCTTCGGCAAGCTGGATATTCTGGTCAATAACCACGGCGTTCAATATCCGCAGAAGAGTATTCTGGATATTTCGGAGGAGCAGCTGTATCAGACGTACCGGACGAACATTTTCCCGTTTTTTTTCCTGACTCAGGCGGCGCTTCCGCATCTGCATCCCGGGAGTTGCATCATTAACACCGCCTCCATAACTGCTTACCGGGGCCACAAGGAGCTGATAGACTATTCGTCCACCAAGGGCGCTATCGTCTCTTTCACCCGTTCTCTCGCCTTGTCCCTCGCCGGCAGCGGCATCCGTGTCAACAGCGTAGCTCCCGGTCCGGTCTGGACGCCGCTGATTCCTGCCAGCTTCTCTGCGGAGGAGGTCAGTGCCTTCGGTACTGAGACTCCGTTCAAACGTGCGGCACAGCCTTACGAACTGGCAGGAGCCTATGTCTACCTGGCCAGCGATGATGCTTCTTATGTAACCGGCACCTGCATTCATGTTAACGGCGGGGACATGGTGACCAGCTGA
- a CDS encoding GNAT family N-acetyltransferase, with product MMYRAMIGDDYDAAYQLWENTDGMGLSEADSREHIIRYLERNPGISQVCVKEDGTLMGTAMCGHDGRRGYMYHVAVDSGSRGSGTGRELVRRCLAELREAGITKCHLMVIEDNALGRSFWTRIGWQERDGLLLFSK from the coding sequence ATGATGTATAGAGCAATGATAGGGGACGATTACGACGCGGCTTATCAGTTATGGGAGAATACGGACGGAATGGGCCTCAGTGAAGCCGACTCACGTGAGCATATTATCCGTTATCTGGAGCGGAATCCGGGGATCAGCCAGGTGTGCGTGAAGGAAGATGGCACTCTAATGGGCACAGCGATGTGCGGGCATGACGGACGCCGAGGCTATATGTATCATGTGGCTGTCGACAGCGGCAGCCGGGGAAGCGGTACAGGCCGTGAGCTGGTGAGGCGTTGCCTCGCGGAGCTGCGGGAAGCAGGCATAACGAAATGCCATCTCATGGTGATCGAAGATAATGCCCTGGGCCGCAGCTTCTGGACCCGTATCGGCTGGCAGGAGCGGGACGGGCTGTTGCTTTTCTCGAAATAA
- the sdaAB gene encoding L-serine ammonia-lyase, iron-sulfur-dependent subunit beta, with protein MRFKDVFSIIGPAMVGPSSSHTAGAARIGRAARQVLGELPGEAEVTFFGSFAATYQGHGTDRAIAGGLLDFATDDHRLPDSIELAAEAGMSISFGQGTGLFPHPNTVRLRLAGRESGTEMTLTGTSIGGGNIEIVDIDGFSVKLTGMYPTVLIQHMDYLGVLASVTDVMREGQFNIGHMSLDRKNRSGAALTVLELDEPATAELLEKLRALPAVKSVKVIDLNGNTQEQTQKGKDITT; from the coding sequence ATGAGATTTAAAGATGTATTCTCAATTATAGGTCCGGCCATGGTCGGGCCTTCCAGTTCTCATACAGCGGGAGCCGCGCGGATCGGACGGGCGGCAAGGCAGGTGCTTGGTGAGCTGCCGGGAGAGGCCGAGGTTACGTTCTTTGGTTCTTTTGCCGCGACTTATCAGGGACACGGGACAGACCGGGCGATCGCCGGAGGCCTGCTTGATTTCGCCACGGACGACCACCGGCTGCCGGATTCCATTGAGCTTGCGGCCGAAGCCGGGATGAGCATCTCCTTTGGTCAGGGAACGGGGCTGTTTCCCCATCCCAATACGGTCCGTCTGCGTCTTGCAGGCAGGGAGAGCGGGACAGAGATGACCCTAACCGGCACCTCCATCGGCGGCGGCAATATTGAGATTGTGGATATTGACGGCTTCAGTGTGAAGCTGACCGGCATGTACCCGACGGTGCTGATTCAGCATATGGATTATCTGGGTGTGCTGGCCAGTGTTACGGATGTTATGCGGGAGGGCCAGTTCAATATCGGACATATGTCACTGGACCGGAAGAACCGCAGCGGCGCAGCCCTAACGGTGCTGGAGCTGGATGAGCCAGCCACGGCGGAGCTGCTGGAGAAGCTGCGGGCACTTCCGGCAGTGAAGAGCGTCAAGGTAATCGATTTGAATGGCAATACACAAGAACAGACACAGAAGGGGAAGGACATCACAACATGA